The sequence CGAGGGACTTCAGCATGCTTTCATGGaggtttctgctttgaaggGGCTTCAGTATACTTGCTTACTGTTCACCTAACAGCAATATGGTAAAGACTTTAAAGCGAGGTGGTAAGGGCAATGATGCTGTCCCGCAGGTTGGCTTTACCTGAAGTCTTCGCCGGAGGGTGTCTCTGCCCCCGCGCTGCCGGGGCTGCCATCGGCGCTGCCAcccgcgctgccccccgcctgctgccagcacctgaaAGTCAGGCCCTGGCGTCACCCGTTCCAGTCTcagcacacagcacagggaGGGGACGCAGCAGGGAAAGGTATATGGCCTTAACCGTTTTAAAGCGGGAGCTGGGAATCGGGACGTTATGGGAGGAAAAAACTctcggggggggtgggggggggggggggggggggcggggaataAAGCGAATTCCAGCATCTGGGAACTGGCCAGGCCTGGAAAGGGCGCGCAccccccggccggccccggccccggctggCGGCCCGCTCACCTGCAGCTCCGGTAGCTGTACAGGCTGTGGTAGGTGCTGCCGTGCCGCTCCGGCCGCCGCTCCtcgcccgcgccgccgccctccTCACTGCTCTCCAGCTCCCGCTCGTCGCCGTCCGGCAGCGCCGGCAGCATCGCGCCGctcgctccccgccgccgccaaGGCCTCGcctcgccccgccgccccggacccggcgctgccccccgccccgcgggcagggcagggcagggcgggcgCAGCGGCAGCTCCTCCCCGGCCCCCGCTGGGTGCACCCGCCGGCGTGGGCGGGTCGCgcccgctgcccggccccggggAGGCGAGCGGGGGCGACGGGGCCGCGCTCAGGGGGCCCGAGCCGCGCCGGGCACTGCCAGCAGGCCGCGTCCGCAGCCGGGGCGCAGCCGCACGCACCGCGCCGGGGCGGCCTACGCTGCTGCAGCGCCGCAGTGTAACGCACTGGAGAAAGCAACGTGGAGCGGTGGTAGCGGTGTCGGTACAGGTCACCCTTCAGCAGCTGTTCGCTGACTGGATGGCAGGACCCGCTCAAATCATATTTGACAGGATTAGCTGTGTCACGTTTTTAAAAAGCCTActcttgtttctgaaatactttttttcccctgttaaaACAGTACATTTGTTAGCTCAGCCTCGTGACAGGCAGTTCTCGCAGCCCAGCCCCGCGGGTGGGGAGCTGCTCTCCCCACCAACCTGCAGCAGGGCCGCTGCAGGAAGCCTACAGGTCTGGGCACTCCAGAGCCAGAAGTGTATGGAGGCTGACAAGCACCGCAATGGGATGTAACGGGGCGCAGGCACgggaggctctgcagggcaaAGCCAACTTTACAGTGCTCCCGGAGCACCATGCTGGCCCACATGGACACAGGTGATAACCACCAAAACACTGCGCAGAGCGGCCTGTTGAAGGGATACAGGCCGCTTGCCCCGTCAGCTGtcgtggggaaaaaaacccaatttcTCCTTCACATTAAACGTGGACACAAGAAACCCTGCCAGGTGCCTCAGAAAACCCAACCCGCGGTAGCGCCTGAAACAAAATGGCGGCGGCGCGCCACCGCGAGGCACGATGGGAGCGGCCGAGAggcggccggggccgccgggAGCCTGTCACGTGGGCACTCCCTCCCGCCAAGCCGCGGTGCAGGCTGGGAGCTCGGAGGCGGTGGCGCCAGGCGGGACCGTGGCAGCCATTTTATGTCTGCTCGCTCGCTTCTGTGAGGAGGCTGCTGTGGGCGTTGCGGCTCGCGGGGGAAGAGCTCGGCTGTCTCCTTTCTGTGTGAGTTGGGGGCGCCGCCGCCATGGGCCGTAAGaagaagaagcagctgaagccTTGGTGCTGGTATCCTTCTCTGTGGGATGAGGCCGGGTGTGGGGCGTTGagtgggggaggggagcggccTGGCTCGGTCGCGTCTCGGTTCCGTTCTCCCCCGTGCTGCTCGCTCTCCTGGGACGGGGCTCATTACTCCTCTCCACGTCCGTCACGATTTGGCTCCGTGCTTGGTGTTGTCCCATTTCTGTGCTCTTCAGCGCGGGGATGGGGCCTGGTCCgtgcccttcctctgccccgcccccccccccctcccgcggCCTAGTCCGTCCGTTTCCGCCTCTCTCACTTGAGGCCTCGGCCTCGTCCGATCTGTGAAGCCGGAGTAGGCCGCAGCTTCCCGGCCGGCTGGCTCTGGCGCTCCGGTGGCGGATTGTTGGGATCGTGGGCAAAAGGGAGAACGCTCTTTAGCCCCCGGGGGGAAGGATGTTAGCGGAATACAATAATAGTTTTTCAAGAAGTATTGGGGCGGGTGTAATTAagacacttttttaaaaactttttttttttcttgcctgggGACGGCTTTCAAATTGCAGTTGTTGCATCAGAGTAGTTATAATTTCTCAGATATCTCAGTATCTTCGATCCTCCTTTAGGATCTGCTTTGTGTTGGGGGGGTGAttacagttttatctttttgaGTGCTAAAATGTTTTTGCCCGGTCTGAAATCGTTTAATAAAGGAATTTATAAGTTGCTCTGAGATCTTTTACCGTTTCGTGTTGGAAGGCATCTGTCCTACTACCCATATTAGTTTCAGTTACTTTAGTGTGAGGGATGCAAGACACAcattatattaaaaaggaaCCgctaataaataacaaatgtctATTTGTCTCACTTAGGAGGATATGTGTGGAGTGTTTGCTGAAATATTAATGCCGACCTGCCAGAAAGGAAATCACAGTTTGTCTCTTCTGTCACATAGGTGTCCAGAAAGTTCTTTGCTTATAATCtgtttagaaatagaaaattctTTAATGACAGCAGTAAATTATGCAGTGTCATAAGAATTGGTAGCTGGataagtgaaaaaagaaaggaatttttattttaaactttttttatgttttataaatgTTAGTTACTCATACTTGTTATTAAATAGGCACTTATAAGTATTTAGCATCACTTACTTTTCATGGATTTCAAGTCTTATTTCTCCTTCAGTGCTTTAGcaactttattttaatctatATGTATGCCGAGAAGGTATGAGtccacttgaaaaaaaactaGGACTTGAAAAGCATGTGTCAAAGGATATGGGATCGAATGGTGATTCTGATTGCCTGCACACATCTTACCAGTTTGGTATCTATGCAGAGGGAAATGCTGGATGCTacgggggggggtggggggggtggggggggggtgggggtgttggggATTGGTTTCAGACTTCCATGAAATATTTGTCATGCTTAGGATGCTCAGAGGTGCTCCCtatgcttttggtttttgttttgtgtttggtgggtttttgtttggttgttttggttttttttgctttaggaCAAATCAGTGATGCAAATTAGCTTAGTGTTATATAGAAGGTCACTTTCAAGTTTATATATTTCCTTAACAGTCTTCAATAGGTATTGTAACAGGGATTTTGATGATGAAAAAATCCTTATACAGcatcaaaaagcaaagcactttaAATGCCATATATGTCATAAGAAACTGTATACAGGACCTGGTTTAGCTATACATTGCATGCAGGTAAGAGGTTTTAGGCTTATATAAGCTTTTCTTGACAGTTTCTAGAATTGGAATTAATAGTAAAGGTGAGGGGTTGGGGGCATTCCAGAGTCTTAAAAACTGatgagaaaaacacagaagtggCCTGTTTCCAAATCAGGAGTCCTGCTGTGTCAGCAGTCATACGGAGAGTATGCAGTAGAGATCTCTGCTATCATTTTTGGGGTGTGGGAGGAGTGAAGGAATTGTCTTGTCCTGGTGTTCAGGAGATAAGTTTATATAAAGTTTTAGAAGTTAATCTTAGTGATTGGGAAGCACATACCAGGAAAATACTTGGTCAGAGAGATTCTTCCTATTAAGGATATTCCTTTTCTATCGTGAACTGGCTGAAGAACACATAGAATCTTAACATGAATTGTGGTtagaaagactttttcttttccactttagGTACATAAAGAAACAATAGATGCTGTTCCAAATGCTATTCCTGGAAGAACGGATATTGAACTGGAAATCTATGGCATGGAGGGCATTCCAGAAAAAGATATGGAGGAACGAAGGAGGTTACTTGAACAAAAAACTCAGGGTAAAGTGTAATCTAGCTAGTTATTTCCCTAGTCTGTTTCGTACTAATGCTAAGCTGTGTGGTAGAGGCCTCACTTCTGAGAGGGGTAAGGGTTGGGTTTAATGCATTCTGACTGCAGCTCTAGACATTTGCCAGTCACGTAGGTTgagagagatttttcttttcctgttcaaaaGTAGCTGCATGCCAGTGCAGCTATAATAATTATCTAATTATTGTTGTGATCATGTTCTTATTTTTGAGGGTAAGGTGAGGAAAGGCCTGGGGTGATAGAAGCCTTGATGACGCCCAAATACTTGATTTCTTTGCTCTTAAAGTATACCTTTGTTTgaattgttttggtttattctgGACAGCGTGACGCTGCCATATGAACGAAGACCCCCATGTATGTTGAGGGTTATTACAGTGTGTcactttctttgcctttgttaTTTGTATGTATAGGTAGGCTCACATAGTTTTTCATCTTTGTAATTCTATGAATTGTTGAACACGCAGAGATttgaattttatgtttttcattccAATTAGAATACACCAGACAAAACTAATTTCATAGAATATAATTTGCCTTCAGTCTGACCATTGTACTCCTTTAGCAGAgagccagaaaaagaaacaacaggatGATTCGGATGAATATGAAGATGATGAATCTGCAGCTTCAACTTCATTTCAACCCCAGCAAGTTCAGCCACAGCAGGGGTATGTTCCCCCAATGGCACAACCAGGTTTGCCTCCTGTGCCAGGTGCACCAGGGATGCCTCCAGGTGAGATGGTGTTTCAATGCTAAAAAGCTGAATAGAAACTCAATTTGCTGCTTATATACTGGAGTATTAATCTGGCCTTTCTAACGCTGGGTGGTAGAGGTCACAGAATAGTTTTGTGAGGTGCACttaagcagtttctttttcttgccccttctgtgtgtgtgcatgtcttCCTTTGTGAAGTAGATTAAGACACCTAATACTTGCACCTAGATTGAAGGAATATGGTGGTAAGACAGATTTGTACTTTAAACATAAGTCTACCAGTGATACTTGGTGGCGGTATTTTGTAACGAGATTCTGGAAACAGCAGAAAGCCTGGCATATATCTATCTAGAGACTGCTGACACTGAACAGGCAGTTTATACACAGGCAACAAATATATCGAGGAGAGAATTTTGATCAATGACAGTGAGCGAAAACTGGTCTCGTTTTCTGTAATGATAAGGCATGTTCTTTGGAGACTACTGAGAAAACTTACAGTCTCGCAGGGCTGATACAATGAATCTTAAGTCAGATTTGCGGATGATCTTCTATATTGCATTGTTTGTAAGCAGTGTTATTTCAAAAATCAATCTTTCGGAGCtcctgcaaagcattttttccagtctaaatTTATTAGATGACATTTGTTAGCAACTGTGTGTTGTCAGAgttgtttaaaatttatttttcttttaaggtatACCACCATTAATGGCAGGTGTTCCACCTATGATGCCTGGAATGCCTCCAGTTATGCCTGGAATGCCACCTGGGTGAGTAGCAAGAAAGACTTAATATTACATGTTCATACTGTGCATTTtaaactgtaacagaaaaagTGAGGCTAATTAGAAAAATGTACATAGGAACCTGTGAACCCTGTAACCTTAATATAAAGGCTCACCAAAGAACTGGATGGCTGTAAAccagcattaaaaatatgacCAAACTCTGAGTTTATGTATAAAGTATGCTGCCTTTCTCCTAAATTTACTGAGTAGTAGTATAATAATTTAAAGTTTTGTTGTGTTGGTTTAGAGCCTCCTGTGAACCCTGTTTCTTTGTATGTTGAACGTATGTTGTGCACCTGGTTATCAGTCATCAGCCTAACAGGAAAAGATACTGGATAGTTTAAATTCTTGTATCTTGGGCAAAAGTAAGATGTTggtttttatgtttgtttgggGGTGACACCATACCCTATCACAATGTATTTGGAAAATCACAGTTAGATTTTTGATTTTGTCATAAATTTTCACAGATTACAtcaacagagaaaatacatgcaGTCATTTTGTGGTGGAAACATGTAAGCATCTCATTAATGTAATTCTAGGTACATTCATTATGCCATTTTATGTCGTGTCTTTGATAAACTTGAAATTGTCTTACTGAAAACCTCTGAATATTGCCTAAGAATTTGGGGGAGATGTCTGGTTAGGTTTTGTTATTATAATATCATTATACAcattatattattataatataatTATACACATTATATTATAATATCTGAAGTTTTTATGCTTTAGCTAAATGAATATTACAAAGCTATATGATAGGAGAAATGCATTCTACAAAATATTAACCAAATAGACCCATAGGCACTTACAGCCTCTCTTGAAGCAGAGTACAGCTCCATGTGCCTGAACCTTTACACTGCAGGACATACTGCAGGAACTTTGTTTCTAAGTTCTGAAGTTCACTCTTAAAGGTTCCTCTCTTTGGCGACATAAATACTGTTCTAATAgtctttgaatttaaaaatcatgtcGTAGTTGAACATCATGTGGATGCTCGTCATGACTGGTTTTCCTGAGTGGAAACTGAGCTGAGTTTTAGCAGGCTTGCTGGTGCTTAGTCTTTCTTAAACTCTGTTAGCTTGAGGTGAATGTAATATCATCTAGTAAAAGACACAGATTAATTTGCAAAAAATTCGCTGCGCTTCCATTTGCGGGGAGGAGGTGGTGTGTGTTGCATTATGATAGTTTAATCTAAGGTTTTGCTTACTTAACCTGATGatcttttacaaaaaataagtaAAGAAGAATTAGGACCTAGGGACCTAGGAAGCAACTTTAGGTTTTAGTGTGGCACTAGTTCTAGTACTATTCCTGCAGTTTCTCTGAAAGTCATCTttctgggagcagcaggcagcacgcatccagcactttttttctttttcttttttccccgcccccctcccccaactgATGGTTGTCAGAATGGGTGGCAAGACTGACTTTGCCTTctccaaccattaacccagaaAAGGGTTGATGGTACAGTGTTCCAGTcattactgctgctgctttggttttcttttgtagcAGTGGTAGACAAGTTGAGAATAAAAGTAAGACTGGGTAGCCGTTTGTTTTGCAGAATGAATGCCTGCCTGCTCACGATGAGTTCTTTCAATTTTTGAAACAGGAATGGTGAAGGTATCTTGACTTTGTCATGCAAATAGAAACTACTTCTTAGTGGGGGTTTGGTGTGCATTTGGCGGCTACATATCTGCTTATTTTGCTAACTAAAGTAATAAGcattcctttattttgtttccctgATCTGGCTTTGAGTGTCTGGAAAATTTAAGCAAACTTGGTTTGTTCCCTGTGGAGGAATCATACATATTCATCTATAGCTTCCCAATTTAGAAGTATTTAGTATTGTAGATAGCTTAATTTTTATGGAGTTGCAGCCCTGTGCGGGAGGAATTTGCTTATATTAAGGGTTGTATGTATGGTTTAGGTGGGGGAACATGTATTCATTTGTAGTATGGTTTAGTAGATAAGGATGAGAGGAGTCGTTTAGATGCCACCTTTCTGTGAGGAAATacagagcaatttttttctccaagaatcggcagcaagggaaaaaaagccccgACAACTTGTTTTTAgtataaaggaaaaacatgccATAATGAGgatttgtcattaaaaaaaaaaaaaaattaaaatcccacTTTTCTATCCTTAGTGTAGGGAATATTTACTGTAATTAAAACTCCAGAGGCTTTCTTATGCTGTGGTCTCTGCTTTTATCGGtattttctggatatttttataGATTTGGGTTGTCTGCCAttggctggaggaaggagaatgTTAAAATAGCAGGAAGGTGCTATAACCAGTAGTGGACTTGTGGTGTCAGAAAGGAGTAACAGCAGATGTACAGTGTTTTAATGTGATTGGAGTTagctgtttttcctcctttcaaatTTTCTGAGAGTATACTGAAATCGGATTCTTGTAACTGCTGAAACTAGTAGCCTGAAGTAGATTTCAAGGGAGACACCAGTTTTGGACCTCTGATAATAGTGGAAGTGAAAGCTTTAGGAATTAAAGTTCAAATGAAAAGTGTTTGGAGAGGGGTAttcttggttttggtgggtttgggttttttttttttgtttttttagtagttgtttttttttttcgcttgtgcaaaaacatttccaacTGAGGAGTCAGCTGGTTTTCAGTTGCCTCTGAAGGTTCTTGAAATtctttactgtaatttttttatctaATACAGGTATGTGCCAATTGTCTTAATGGTTTATCATGAGTGTTCATACCAGtgctcattttctgtttcataggATGATGCCAATGGGTGGAATGATGCCTCCTGGGCCAGGAATACCACCTCTTATGCCTGGTATGCCACCAGGTAGGTCAGGGTTGTCGAACTCGTACTATGGTGagagctaatttttttttttattatttatttacttatttatttgtaCTTATATTTAGGATTTATATAAAGAATATACAGACTTGTGCACCACCTTGGTGTGGATTGATTGCCACAGAAGCCACTCTTTTGTGCTTAGGTGAAGGGCTTGATTTATGGCTTTTGATTATTAAGAATTATCTGTGTTTGGTACCATTGTGAAGGTAAAAGCCAGAATGTAGTTACCTCTTCCTGTTGCACTTTCTCTGGCTTTTGTATTGCCAAGTCTTGCTTAATCTCTTTTTGATGTctgtggctgcagctgaaaaattgTAGTGATTGAAAATgtaggaaatgagaaaaaatgttgGTGGTATACCCAAGTAACAAACCTGCTGTGTGAAGAAACTAACTGAAATGTTGGTGTCTTAACCGTGGCTAGAAGAGATGTTTATTGATTAAGCAGCGTTAAGTTTTGAGGGTGTTccacctgagcagcagctgtgctgtgacaGCTTGAGGTTAGCAGGTTTCCCTGTATTTCTTACTGGAGGAGGATGCAAGCCAGTAGGACAGTTACAGTCTAGTTATCCTGCACAGTAATATGATGGGAACTCACGCAAGCTGTTAACTTCCCATCTCTGAACCTCTCCTAGAGCCTCACGCGTAAGAAGTGCATGTATTGTGGTGATAGGCTACAAAAAGTAGCCCTGTGTCACTGTTGCACTGTGCTAAAGACCCACAGCAAAGCTAATTTGTGTTATTATGGTCAAAGTTCTGGTACGGTTCGTGATGGCTGCATCTTATAAGTCTTATCCATGCACTTGGAAGCATAGGCACAGTGTGTTGGAAACAGTTACTGTGTTAATTGTGTTGATTTACTGAGAGTATAAACTTCATCATTGAAGCTGTACTATAAAATACAACTTAATTCAGTATTGCTCTGAAGTGTTTGAGGTTATTGCCTATGCATGGACATTTATTGGTGACTGCTGGTGATACCCTttgtcacattttattttcctgttgccTTAAAAATCCATCTTCCTTTGGGGAGACACTGTTTTAAGAAACACTGTGAACAGAATCCTCTAAAGGAATACTCTTCCTTCAGCCTGATTTTTAACCAGATCTTTGTGGTTTGTAGGTATGCCACCGCCTGTTGGTCCTCGTCCTGGGATGCCTCCAATGACACAAGCACAGCCTGTTACAGCACCAGGCATTCTTAACAggcctccagctcctgctgcatcAGCACCTACCCCCCAGCCTCCAGTTACTAAACCACTCTTCCCAAGTGCAGGGCAGGTAAGGTATCTCATAACCTGGAAGCTATTGTTATATTCAAATTGCCCCTGTGTCAACAGTGTCTATTCTTTATTATCAAGGAGGCCCAAGAAATGACGGGTTAAGTTTCTTACTTGTGTTGATTCTAAGTTTAATTCAGTGTAGtgcttgaattaattttgaaaggttgttttgtttgtcttacAACAGCAATGAAACCAGACAGAAGTTCTGTAACCatggggggaagaaaggagtAGGCAAAACTTTGTTTAATCCCTTTAGTTTGTCATTTATTAAGGGTGCTTTGGGTGGGTGAAGGGATCTGTTAGCTACAGGAATCTGATTGCCTAGAACATCACCGGAAATTTCCAAAGTGTAGATCTTGACGTGACTTGTTCTCTCCTGTTCTTTTCATAATATTTCTACTGATAGATGATCAGTAATTTCTACTGATAGATGGACTAACTTAATTTATTCTGTAGTCCTGTTAAACATTTCCTGAATTAGgagttttttttgctttaaataacgTTCAGGAGTAAGTTAGGGTAGTAAAAATTCTAAgtgttttggggagggaagTGGGGAATGGATAGTGGCTTGTGACCTCTACCTTTTGATTTCTCTTGTGTATAAGCTGTGAAGTTTTTACTTACTTTCAAGTATGTTGCAGAAAACTTCGTAGTGTACTATTTGCATTTTGGACTTCTGCAGGGAAGGTAGTTGTTTACAAAAACATAGTCCTTTCATAAGAAAGGACTTGAGCATAAGAAATCCTTTCAACTGGATACTTTCCACCCATTTGTTTGGAGACTTttcactgtttcctttcttttatgcTACAGATGGGGACACCTGTCACAAGCTCAAGTACAGCTTCCTCCAATTCAGAAAGTCTGTCAGCATCTTCTAACGCTCTGTTTCCTAGCACAGCACAAGTACGCAGGAAGTCACAGTTAAAACAAATTGCTTTGCAACTTAACCCTTTGGACCGTTCTGTAAAAGCTAAAATTGACTAAACATCTTCAGATAATTTCTGTTATATTCCTGATTATGTTTAGCTGGGAAAACTGCAGAGTCCTTGATTGTGAGTTGCATCTTACTAGAAATAAGCATGTCAAAGTGCCCAATTTTCTTAGtgtaaaagaatgaaatgttACATCCTGGTTCTAAAGGGttaaaaaagcatgaaagcaGTTAAATGCATTTTAGTGGGCAGTGGTTAGCTTGATGCATGGTGAAGGCTTTTTAGTTTGTTGTTTAATATGGTACATCATAATGTAGGGAATTTTGTAATGTGCGTTGTGTGCaaaaaattgaaatactttgttttaattGGAAAGTTCAGGTAATTGTAAATGTGCAGTGACTAGAAACAAGCATTCTCTCATAATTAAAGCTTGCTTTGGAGATCGCTGCATCTTCAGAGAAAGCTTGGTGAAGCAAACTTTTCTCGTCTTAACAGTTTTAATctaagaaaaaagcaggaaagatgaGATGCTGGAATCTAGTGAACCTCATCTGCCTTCAGCTGATCATTTACAGGCGAGGCTAAAGATTTATGGAGACAATAGTACTCTGAAAATATTGCGGTGTTTTCATAGAGAGAacacttaaaacaaaaacccagacCCAATAGAGGTTTCTTAAATattgaatgaaaacatttcttaaatacCTAATTATAATGAATACTAACATTTTGAGCTGTACTTTAAACTAATGGTTGCTGAAGTATGCTAATAATTTAGTGAGGTCCAATGAATTTATACTAATAggctcttaaaaaaacccagtgattCAGGAAAGATTTAGACACTTAACCAGTGTTTGAGATTAAAAATTTTGatggtggggggttttttgttgttgttccttttttctagTTGTGCCTTTTGACCTGCAAATTGTAGACTTTccaatttgtgtgtgtgtgtatgtgtatatactggggtttattttgtcttgttttcagtTGCTGTAGTATGCAATAAGGCTGAAGTTTACTTTTGTCAAGCTTGTTATAATTACGTATCTCACTGGAAGCTTTCAGAGGTCTAACAGACATCATTTAAGTTTTCTTACGctttgagaaataaatattgatCTATCTCTGTGtttcacaggctgcagcagctgttccAGGTCCAGTTGGTACTGATTTCAAACCTTTGAATTCTACACCTGCAACAACAACAGAACCCCCAAAACCTACATTCCCTGCTTACACGCAGTCTACAGCCTCAACCACTAGCACGACAAACAGTACTGCCGCTAAACCAGCTACATCTATAACAAGTAAGCCTGCTACCCTCACAACCACCAGCGCAACCAGTAAGTTGATCCATCCAGATGAGGATATATCACTGgtaagttaaaatattttcattgtcttcctgaaaaatgcagtttatgcTGATAGGGCTGATTAAATAGAATTTCTTCTATGCTCTGCGTTATGTGTATCTTAATCACAGTGAAAGTGCAAATTGTGGAGAGTTCATGTAACAGAACCACACATCAAGAAAGCTTCTCCAATTGCAAAGCGATGGCTGGCAGGTTGCAGTGATCTTGCTGCAGATCTAAGTCTTATTTCTGTTGGTGATAGGAAATTACTTaacttaaaatataatttcGTCTTCTGTTCAGTGTGTGAGTTAAGCTTGGAAGTTAAATAGATGTAGGCAATGAGTGTAGGACAGAAGGCTTAAGTTTGAAGTGGTTTTGGTGCTTTTCAGCAGTCAGAAGTACGGAATTTATGGATAAAACAAATGAACCTTCAGGTATCTTTAGATTTGTattttggctttgctgtttcagcttgttaaggaggaaaaaaaaggctttcctgAGCGGAGGGAGGAAATGCATGCAGAATGATAAATTGGCCAGTGTTAAACAGTTACTTtgaaggaaggggggggaaatGCCAAGGGGACTGTGTATTGTTACTAGTAGCAGTCTTTGAACTTGTAAGGAAGTTGAAATAGCTAATACCTGTGATCTACTTTGTTACACTTtcatttactttgcttttaGTCTTGCAATGTGTTATGGTGGTCTGTTCCTGGTTTTAGGAAGAGAGAAGGGCGCAGTTGCCTAAATATCAGCGCAATCTTCCTCGGCCGGGACAGGCTTCCTTGGGTAATCCACCAGTTGGACCAATTGGAGGTATGATGCCACCACAGCCAGGAATTCCTCCGCAACAACAAGGAATGAGACCTCCCATGCCACCTCATGGTAATCATGTTtcccagctttcttttcttgaaaagacTTGTTTTGGCtataaactgttttaaaaccCAGTGGCATATACTGGCAGGGGCTTGAAgcttttcacaaaatgaaacttctgcccattattaaaaaaaaaaaaatcttctttgcATCTTAAATGTTCTGTTTATAGGTCAGTATGGTGCTCATCACCAGGGCATGCCAGGATA comes from Falco naumanni isolate bFalNau1 chromosome 1, bFalNau1.pat, whole genome shotgun sequence and encodes:
- the ZNF207 gene encoding BUB3-interacting and GLEBS motif-containing protein ZNF207 isoform X11, with protein sequence MGRKKKKQLKPWCWYCNRDFDDEKILIQHQKAKHFKCHICHKKLYTGPGLAIHCMQVHKETIDAVPNAIPGRTDIELEIYGMEGIPEKDMEERRRLLEQKTQAESQKKKQQDDSDEYEDDESAASTSFQPQQVQPQQGYVPPMAQPGLPPVPGAPGMPPGIPPLMAGVPPMMPGMPPVMPGMPPGMMPMGGMMPPGPGIPPLMPGMPPGRSGLSNSYYGMPPPVGPRPGMPPMTQAQPVTAPGILNRPPAPAASAPTPQPPVTKPLFPSAGQAAAAVPGPVGTDFKPLNSTPATTTEPPKPTFPAYTQSTASTTSTTNSTAAKPATSITSKPATLTTTSATSKLIHPDEDISLEERRAQLPKYQRNLPRPGQASLGNPPVGPIGGMMPPQPGIPPQQQGMRPPMPPHGQYGAHHQGMPGYLPGAMPPYGQGPPMVPPYQSGPPRPPMGMRPPVMSQGGRY